The following are encoded in a window of Flavobacterium psychrotrophum genomic DNA:
- a CDS encoding CPBP family intramembrane glutamic endopeptidase, which translates to MKTRINYFAILTFYIIAIALRYLTDKTDLLSGISNSFLQAILHGIGPTVGAVVAFTVFKIKPVMSLKGNYKKTLAPLLLYWVLPVALICGAEFFIKGTVSFAAVTAILIYGLFEEIGWRGFLQQELKSLPLLLNIIIVATLWFLWHLNFDLTSSNLLFYGILILGTWGIGKVADTTQSLLAVSAFHSLNNFFSEMSSVKIAILVALLTTWIIALVIRKKLAGKKQQLA; encoded by the coding sequence ATGAAAACCAGAATCAACTACTTCGCCATACTTACCTTTTATATCATTGCAATAGCACTACGCTACCTTACCGATAAAACAGATTTACTAAGCGGAATATCTAATAGTTTTTTACAGGCAATTTTACATGGCATAGGCCCCACAGTAGGCGCTGTTGTTGCTTTTACCGTTTTTAAAATAAAACCCGTAATGAGCCTGAAAGGAAATTACAAAAAAACGCTGGCTCCGTTATTGCTATATTGGGTATTACCTGTTGCTTTAATTTGTGGTGCAGAATTTTTTATAAAAGGTACGGTTTCATTTGCCGCCGTTACGGCAATATTAATTTATGGCCTGTTTGAAGAAATAGGATGGCGAGGATTTTTACAGCAGGAGCTAAAATCGTTACCATTGCTACTTAATATTATTATTGTTGCCACGCTATGGTTTTTGTGGCATTTAAACTTCGACCTTACAAGCTCTAACCTATTGTTTTATGGTATTTTAATACTGGGCACCTGGGGTATAGGTAAAGTTGCAGACACTACCCAGTCTTTACTTGCAGTATCGGCTTTTCATTCGCTTAACAATTTCTTTTCAGAAATGAGCTCCGTTAAAATTGCCATACTGGTGGCATTGTTAACTACCTGGATAATTGCTTTGGTTATAAGGAAAAAGCTTGCCGGCAAAAAACAACAACTTGCTTAA
- a CDS encoding Crp/Fnr family transcriptional regulator — MEQPTPEKVKELFDPFYKADISLWSAFAGYLEVRTFEKNAVIKEYHATEKYINILISGSVGHFVLTDSKEICINLYYEKQFFSDYLSFLTQAQTVIKTQTLENTVVWSISHNDLNELYSKSVTGLTIGKAISDAMFIRKQSEQINLLTLSPTERYLKLIKERPEVFQRTSLKIVCSYLGITAESLSRIRKKIS, encoded by the coding sequence ATGGAACAACCGACACCTGAAAAAGTAAAAGAACTGTTTGACCCATTTTACAAAGCCGACATAAGCTTATGGTCAGCGTTTGCCGGTTATCTTGAGGTGCGCACATTTGAAAAAAATGCCGTAATCAAAGAATATCACGCTACCGAAAAGTATATCAATATTTTAATTTCAGGCTCGGTTGGGCACTTTGTTCTCACCGACAGCAAAGAGATTTGCATTAACCTGTATTACGAAAAACAGTTTTTTAGCGATTACCTTTCGTTCTTAACGCAGGCGCAAACGGTTATAAAAACACAGACGCTTGAAAACACCGTTGTATGGTCTATAAGCCATAATGACCTTAACGAACTGTATTCGAAATCTGTTACGGGGCTTACTATTGGCAAAGCCATATCTGATGCTATGTTTATCCGCAAGCAATCTGAGCAAATAAACCTGCTTACCCTATCGCCCACAGAACGCTACCTGAAACTGATAAAAGAACGCCCGGAAGTGTTTCAGAGAACATCGTTAAAAATAGTCTGCTCTTACCTTGGCATTACAGCCGAAAGCCTGAGCCGGATAAGGAAAAAAATTTCGTGA
- a CDS encoding tetratricopeptide repeat protein: MKKIFLYIAFIFSVAAFAQNEQLAMNYFEKGEFEKAAIIYQDLDKLQPRNPYFAQRLAECYQQLKQFEKSEKLLLEKLDLTKQPQLYVDLGYNYQLQKNQAKADKYYQQAIDAVKDQPGMVMLIANAFEKKVLIKQALSAYEVAMAKNPALTFDYQMAILQGQLGNMELMVESLLNFAFKNQQNVGMVQNQLSRFMNEEGTSDNFNALLRKSLLLKTQKDQDIFWNEFLSWYFVQQKEYGKAFIQEKAIYRREPELFMNIVSLGQLAAEENEDATAKEIFAFVSQNTQEQDILMNAEYYLLQIDLKNIQDKDQPLMKQRIDAAVEKFGTNPYTLKLQLLKADFEAFQLKDTKAAIATLDKELKLQLNKYQEASVKLKLSDILLLDEKFNQAIIYYAQVEEDLKNDAVGNEASFRVARASYFKGDFTWAQKQLKVLKSSSSQLIANDALELFLLITDNTVEDSTQTALKKFARADFKLYQNKKQEALAEFKNLLATDKTESIQDVTLLRVGKLYESLGQYDLALQNYQEIIDKYKEGIYVDEALFFSAEIYNKKLQQPEKAKPLYEKMIFEHEDSIYFIEARKQFRILRGDGTSS; the protein is encoded by the coding sequence ATGAAAAAAATATTCCTCTATATCGCTTTTATATTCTCGGTAGCGGCATTCGCCCAAAACGAGCAGCTTGCCATGAACTATTTTGAAAAAGGCGAGTTCGAAAAAGCAGCCATAATTTATCAGGATCTTGATAAGCTACAACCGCGTAACCCTTATTTTGCGCAACGCCTTGCAGAATGCTATCAGCAGCTTAAGCAGTTTGAAAAGTCTGAAAAACTACTACTCGAAAAACTCGACCTTACCAAGCAGCCGCAACTGTATGTAGACCTTGGCTATAACTACCAGTTACAAAAAAATCAGGCAAAGGCCGATAAATATTACCAGCAGGCCATAGATGCCGTAAAAGACCAGCCCGGCATGGTAATGCTCATTGCCAATGCTTTTGAGAAAAAGGTGCTTATAAAACAGGCGCTTAGTGCTTATGAGGTGGCTATGGCTAAGAACCCCGCACTTACGTTTGATTATCAGATGGCAATTTTGCAGGGGCAACTTGGCAATATGGAGCTTATGGTAGAAAGCCTGCTCAACTTTGCCTTTAAAAACCAGCAAAATGTAGGCATGGTGCAAAATCAGCTGTCGCGTTTTATGAATGAAGAAGGTACAAGCGATAACTTTAATGCGTTGTTGCGCAAGTCACTATTACTTAAGACCCAAAAAGATCAGGATATTTTTTGGAATGAATTCCTGAGCTGGTACTTTGTGCAGCAAAAAGAATACGGTAAGGCTTTTATACAGGAAAAAGCCATTTATCGCAGGGAGCCCGAACTCTTTATGAATATTGTAAGCCTCGGTCAGCTTGCCGCCGAAGAAAATGAAGATGCCACAGCTAAGGAGATCTTTGCCTTTGTGAGCCAAAACACACAGGAGCAGGATATATTAATGAATGCCGAATATTATTTACTGCAAATAGATCTAAAAAATATACAGGATAAAGACCAGCCGCTGATGAAGCAACGTATAGATGCTGCGGTAGAAAAATTTGGTACAAATCCGTACACGCTTAAGCTACAATTGCTGAAAGCCGACTTCGAGGCATTTCAGTTAAAAGACACCAAAGCTGCTATTGCTACGCTGGATAAGGAACTTAAATTACAACTGAATAAATACCAGGAGGCTTCGGTAAAGCTGAAACTGAGCGATATTTTACTGCTTGATGAAAAGTTTAACCAGGCGATTATTTATTATGCACAAGTAGAAGAAGACCTTAAAAATGATGCTGTGGGTAATGAGGCCAGCTTTAGGGTGGCGCGTGCCAGTTACTTTAAAGGCGATTTTACCTGGGCACAAAAACAGCTTAAGGTGCTTAAGTCGAGTTCGAGCCAGCTGATTGCTAACGATGCACTGGAGTTGTTTCTGTTGATAACCGATAATACGGTAGAAGACAGCACACAAACCGCGCTTAAAAAGTTTGCGCGTGCCGATTTTAAGTTATATCAGAATAAGAAGCAGGAAGCACTTGCTGAGTTTAAAAACCTGCTGGCTACAGATAAAACAGAGAGCATACAGGATGTAACCCTGCTACGTGTAGGCAAGCTCTACGAAAGCCTGGGTCAGTATGACCTTGCCCTGCAAAATTATCAGGAGATCATCGACAAATATAAAGAAGGTATTTATGTAGATGAAGCACTATTCTTTTCAGCAGAGATCTATAATAAAAAATTACAGCAGCCCGAAAAGGCAAAGCCGCTGTATGAAAAAATGATCTTTGAGCACGAAGACAGTATTTACTTTATAGAAGCCCGTAAACAGTTCCGTATACTGCGCGGAGATGGTACGAGTAGTTAA
- a CDS encoding 2-hydroxyacid dehydrogenase — protein sequence MNTVKVLHIDSNHPLLWDQLADAGFINEADYKSTKTEVEDKIAGYNGIVIRSRFKIDRTFIDKATNLKFIARVGAGLESIDIEYAESKGIHLIAAPEGNRNAVGEQALGMLLSLFNNLNKADREIREGKWIREGNRGHELDGKTVGIIGYGNMGKSFAKKLRGFDVDVLCYDIKLGVGDANAKQVSLEEFRQLADVVSLHTPWSPDTDKMINTDFINAFTKPFWFINTARGNSVVTADLAKALESGKVLGAGLDVLEYEKLSFEHLFTDNDMPEAFQYLLNAHNVLLTPHIAGWTFESHERLAQVIVDKIKAVYGK from the coding sequence ATGAACACCGTTAAGGTTTTACATATAGACAGTAATCACCCACTACTTTGGGACCAGCTTGCTGATGCAGGTTTTATTAATGAAGCCGATTATAAATCTACCAAAACAGAAGTTGAGGATAAAATAGCCGGCTATAACGGCATTGTTATCCGCAGCCGTTTTAAGATTGATCGTACCTTTATTGATAAGGCTACTAACCTTAAATTTATAGCCCGCGTGGGTGCGGGTCTCGAAAGCATAGATATTGAGTATGCCGAAAGCAAGGGCATACACCTTATTGCCGCTCCCGAAGGTAACCGCAACGCCGTGGGCGAACAGGCGCTGGGCATGCTGCTATCGTTATTCAATAACCTCAACAAAGCTGACCGCGAAATACGCGAGGGAAAATGGATTCGCGAAGGTAACCGTGGGCATGAGCTCGACGGAAAAACAGTAGGCATTATTGGTTATGGCAACATGGGTAAATCATTCGCTAAAAAACTACGCGGTTTTGATGTAGATGTTTTGTGTTATGACATTAAGCTTGGCGTGGGCGATGCTAACGCAAAACAAGTTTCGCTTGAGGAATTTAGGCAACTGGCAGATGTGGTGAGCCTGCACACACCTTGGAGTCCGGATACTGACAAAATGATAAACACTGATTTTATCAACGCATTTACCAAACCTTTCTGGTTTATTAATACCGCACGCGGAAATAGCGTGGTAACAGCAGACCTGGCAAAAGCCTTAGAGTCTGGCAAAGTACTTGGCGCCGGGCTGGATGTACTGGAATATGAAAAGTTGTCGTTTGAGCATTTATTTACAGATAATGATATGCCTGAAGCATTTCAGTATTTGCTGAATGCCCATAATGTGCTGCTTACTCCACACATTGCAGGATGGACCTTTGAAAGCCACGAACGCCTGGCGCAGGTTATTGTTGATAAAATCAAGGCAGTATACGGCAAATAA
- a CDS encoding 3-oxoacid CoA-transferase subunit B, whose translation MALDKIGIAKRIAKEVKDGYFVNLGIGIPTLVANYVPTDISVEFQSENGVLGMGPFPFEGEEDADVINAGKQTITTLPGASFFDSATSFGMIRGQHVDLTILGAMEVAENGDIANWKIPGKMVKGMGGAMDLVASAENIIVAMMHVNKAGESKLLKRCSLPLTGVGCVKKVVTELAVLEIVPEGFKLLERAPGITVEDIIKATEGNLIIEGDIPEMIID comes from the coding sequence ATGGCTTTAGATAAAATAGGAATAGCTAAACGTATAGCAAAAGAAGTTAAGGACGGTTATTTTGTAAACCTGGGCATAGGCATTCCTACCCTTGTGGCAAACTATGTCCCTACCGATATAAGTGTTGAATTTCAGAGTGAGAACGGCGTACTGGGCATGGGGCCTTTTCCGTTTGAGGGCGAGGAAGATGCCGATGTTATTAACGCAGGCAAGCAAACCATAACTACATTGCCGGGTGCTTCGTTTTTTGACAGTGCCACAAGCTTTGGCATGATTCGCGGGCAGCACGTAGACCTTACCATACTTGGCGCTATGGAAGTAGCCGAGAACGGCGATATTGCCAACTGGAAAATTCCGGGTAAGATGGTAAAAGGCATGGGTGGCGCGATGGACTTAGTTGCCAGTGCAGAGAACATTATCGTAGCCATGATGCACGTAAACAAAGCCGGCGAAAGCAAGCTGCTTAAGCGTTGTTCGCTACCGCTTACAGGTGTGGGCTGCGTGAAGAAAGTAGTGACTGAACTTGCCGTATTAGAGATTGTTCCTGAAGGTTTTAAACTACTGGAACGCGCGCCTGGTATTACCGTTGAAGATATTATAAAAGCTACCGAAGGCAACCTGATCATTGAAGGCGATATCCCTGAAATGATTATTGACTAA
- a CDS encoding four helix bundle protein, translated as MRNDKQNLIVDMTFQFAMNIITYSEHIKTFKKYEMASQIFRSGTSIGANTREAQNAESKADFIHKFKIAAKEADEVYYWLTLCKASEHYPDPHERLFTDLNSIILIITKIISSSKAK; from the coding sequence ATGAGGAATGACAAACAGAATTTAATTGTAGATATGACGTTTCAGTTTGCGATGAATATCATTACATATTCTGAGCACATAAAAACATTTAAAAAATATGAAATGGCATCTCAAATATTCAGAAGTGGTACTTCAATCGGAGCTAATACACGCGAAGCACAAAATGCAGAAAGTAAGGCTGATTTTATTCATAAATTTAAAATAGCGGCCAAGGAGGCTGATGAAGTGTATTATTGGCTAACTTTATGTAAGGCCTCTGAGCACTATCCTGATCCTCATGAAAGGCTATTCACAGACCTAAATTCAATTATTTTAATTATCACAAAGATTATTTCTTCAAGCAAGGCTAAGTAA
- a CDS encoding CoA transferase subunit A: MINKKVSGVTDALNDIGNDVTIMLGGFGLCGIPENSIAELVKKGVTNLTCISNNAGVDDFGLGLLLQKRQIKKMISSYVGENAEFERQMLSGELDVELTPQGTLAEKCRAAQAGIPAFFTPAGYGTEVAEGKEAREFNGKMHIMEEAYKADFAIVKAWKGDEAGNLIFKGTSKNFNAVMAGAAKVTIAEVEELVPAGELDPNFIHVPGIFVQRIFQGEKYEKRIEQRTVRTIF, encoded by the coding sequence ATGATTAATAAAAAAGTATCCGGTGTTACCGATGCACTAAACGATATAGGCAATGATGTAACCATAATGCTGGGCGGCTTTGGGCTGTGCGGTATACCCGAAAACAGCATTGCCGAACTGGTAAAAAAAGGTGTAACCAATCTTACCTGCATTAGCAACAATGCCGGTGTAGATGATTTTGGCCTTGGCCTGCTTTTGCAAAAGCGCCAGATAAAAAAGATGATATCAAGCTACGTGGGCGAAAACGCCGAATTTGAACGCCAAATGCTAAGCGGCGAGCTTGATGTAGAGCTTACACCCCAGGGCACACTGGCCGAAAAATGCCGTGCGGCACAGGCGGGTATCCCTGCATTTTTTACCCCTGCGGGTTATGGTACCGAGGTTGCAGAGGGCAAAGAAGCACGTGAGTTTAACGGCAAGATGCACATTATGGAGGAAGCCTATAAAGCTGACTTTGCCATTGTAAAGGCATGGAAGGGCGATGAGGCCGGTAACCTTATTTTTAAAGGCACGTCTAAAAACTTTAATGCCGTTATGGCCGGTGCTGCAAAGGTTACCATTGCCGAGGTTGAGGAACTTGTACCTGCCGGAGAGCTTGACCCTAATTTTATTCACGTTCCCGGGATATTTGTACAGCGCATCTTTCAGGGGGAGAAATATGAGAAGAGAATAGAGCAACGGACTGTGAGGACGATATTTTAA
- a CDS encoding penicillin-binding protein 1A, producing MAVNDNNSGTENFRPYVKKFWKIFGYGFLAVILFFVLASWGVFGKMPTFEQLENPDYNVATEIISSDGQTLGKFYLENRTPVKYSDLPKSLTDALVATEDERFYEHSGIDAKGTLRAIASLGTSGGASTITQQLAKNLFHKRSHNPLLAVVQKVKEWIIATKLERQYTKEEIIAMYLNTVDFTHNAVGIRSASKTYFGKEPKDLKVEESAVLVGMLKNPSLYNPASKRETRRKLVFERRNTVLGQMVKNGKLTEAEKVKLETQEIKLNYSPESHKEGIATYFREYLRGFMADWTKDHKKEDGSEYDIYRDGLKIYTTIDSKMQQYAEEAVHDHLANLQEEFMIQQKTNKNAPFVNISEAETTKILNRAMRNSERWRIMSDQGKSEDDIIKSFSVKTDMNVFTWKGERDTIMTPLDSIRYYKHFLQTGVMSMEPQTGFVKAWVGGIDYKYFQYDHVAQGARQVGSTFKPFVYATAIEQLKLSPCDTVIDGPFSMPKGKYGIDADWNPQNSNGQFRGAVTYKQALANSINTVSAKLIDKVGPKAVVDMAKSLGVSSKIPEQPAIALGAVEITVSEMVAAYSTFANQGMYVKPTVITKIEDKNGVLLYQSQTETHEVLSKDIAYAVLKLLEGVTETGSGARLKWGGGGGTGYNRMTGYPYKIVNPIAGKTGTTQNQSDGWFVGMVPNLATGIWVGNEDRSAHFKGLVYGQGATMALPIWGIYMRKIYDDDSMVFKVSEKPFERPANLSIKVDCWKPAVKDTTASDSTTVETDELMGG from the coding sequence ATGGCAGTAAACGATAATAACAGTGGCACGGAAAATTTTCGCCCGTATGTAAAAAAATTCTGGAAGATATTTGGTTATGGCTTTTTGGCCGTTATCCTGTTTTTCGTGTTGGCTTCATGGGGCGTATTTGGTAAAATGCCCACCTTTGAGCAACTTGAAAATCCTGATTATAACGTAGCTACCGAAATTATAAGCAGCGACGGACAAACGCTGGGTAAATTTTACCTTGAAAACCGTACGCCCGTTAAATACTCTGATCTTCCTAAGAGCCTTACCGATGCGCTTGTAGCAACCGAAGATGAACGTTTTTACGAACACTCAGGTATTGATGCAAAGGGCACCCTAAGGGCTATCGCATCTTTGGGAACCAGTGGTGGTGCCAGTACCATTACACAGCAGCTTGCAAAAAACCTTTTCCACAAGCGTTCGCACAATCCGCTGCTTGCCGTGGTACAAAAGGTTAAAGAATGGATAATCGCTACAAAACTGGAACGCCAGTATACTAAAGAAGAAATCATTGCCATGTATCTTAACACGGTAGACTTTACGCATAATGCTGTAGGTATCCGTTCGGCTTCTAAAACTTACTTTGGCAAAGAGCCAAAAGACCTTAAGGTAGAAGAAAGTGCCGTACTGGTAGGTATGCTAAAAAACCCATCGCTTTACAACCCTGCCAGTAAAAGGGAAACCAGGAGAAAACTGGTTTTTGAAAGGCGTAACACCGTACTGGGCCAGATGGTTAAAAACGGTAAGCTTACCGAGGCTGAAAAAGTAAAACTTGAAACACAGGAAATAAAATTAAACTATTCGCCAGAAAGCCACAAAGAAGGTATTGCTACTTACTTTAGGGAATACCTGCGCGGCTTTATGGCCGACTGGACTAAAGACCACAAAAAGGAAGACGGCAGCGAATATGACATTTACCGCGACGGCCTTAAGATATATACTACCATCGACTCTAAGATGCAGCAGTATGCAGAGGAAGCGGTACACGATCACCTTGCTAACCTGCAGGAGGAGTTTATGATTCAGCAGAAAACCAACAAGAATGCACCTTTTGTAAATATTTCTGAAGCAGAAACTACAAAGATCTTAAATCGCGCCATGCGCAACAGCGAACGCTGGAGAATAATGAGCGACCAGGGCAAGAGCGAAGATGACATCATAAAATCATTTAGCGTTAAGACCGATATGAACGTATTTACCTGGAAAGGTGAGCGCGATACCATAATGACTCCGCTGGACTCTATTCGTTATTACAAACACTTTTTACAAACGGGTGTTATGAGCATGGAGCCTCAAACCGGTTTTGTAAAAGCATGGGTGGGCGGTATAGACTATAAATACTTTCAGTACGACCACGTAGCACAAGGCGCACGTCAGGTGGGTTCTACCTTTAAACCTTTTGTTTATGCTACAGCTATTGAGCAGCTTAAGCTTTCGCCTTGCGATACGGTAATCGATGGGCCTTTCAGCATGCCTAAAGGCAAATATGGCATTGATGCCGACTGGAATCCACAAAACTCTAACGGGCAGTTCCGTGGGGCTGTTACGTATAAGCAGGCACTTGCAAACTCTATCAACACGGTTTCGGCTAAGCTTATAGATAAAGTAGGACCTAAGGCGGTAGTAGACATGGCAAAGAGCCTGGGTGTTAGCAGCAAAATTCCGGAGCAACCAGCAATCGCACTGGGTGCAGTAGAAATTACCGTGAGCGAAATGGTAGCGGCATACAGCACCTTTGCAAACCAGGGTATGTATGTAAAGCCTACTGTTATTACTAAAATAGAAGATAAGAACGGGGTACTGCTGTACCAAAGCCAAACCGAAACCCACGAAGTACTGAGCAAGGACATTGCCTACGCGGTATTAAAGCTGCTTGAAGGTGTTACCGAAACAGGAAGTGGCGCGCGCCTTAAATGGGGCGGCGGCGGCGGTACGGGCTATAACCGTATGACGGGCTATCCGTATAAAATTGTTAACCCTATTGCAGGTAAAACGGGTACTACCCAAAACCAGAGTGATGGTTGGTTTGTAGGCATGGTACCTAACCTGGCTACCGGTATATGGGTGGGTAACGAAGACCGTTCTGCACACTTTAAAGGCCTTGTTTATGGGCAGGGTGCTACTATGGCACTACCTATATGGGGTATATATATGAGGAAGATATATGATGATGACAGCATGGTGTTTAAGGTATCTGAAAAACCTTTTGAACGCCCTGCAAACCTTTCTATAAAAGTAGACTGCTGGAAACCGGCAGTAAAAGACACTACCGCATCAGACAGTACAACTGTAGAAACCGATGAGCTTATGGGAGGCTAA